Proteins from a genomic interval of Haemorhous mexicanus isolate bHaeMex1 chromosome Z, bHaeMex1.pri, whole genome shotgun sequence:
- the LOC132341981 gene encoding uncharacterized protein LOC132341981, with amino-acid sequence MAELPLPAGLSASTFPAKLWRLANSPHVRSVRWDSRATGLLIDRSLFERELLSSGDAHGAGTDGAGPVPESFQATHFGSFVRQLNLYGFQKVPGWVGLDEPADTGGWLHFRNPNFRRDRPDLLLRIKRLTRANRQRLAAGLEVRSRQPSRFQQLHTERTALSFPIGQLPRAVLSYQDLSAASPEDLELPPGPPRLSAGAQDSEVFLASPKKLFASSALLGVSSEEPGTGKFNLHRELIIPLVPMELKCQPELIVPLVPVDHRSISMASPERSSCTSSEQQLPACSPSATPDTSAPSTPAGSAAFAAWTAPSWLWNTPGEEELPPPDLDMVLETLEEMFAPSAQGNIHVAPESSGGEPVDRAAAEGALPGTKSCGNYFQEP; translated from the exons ATGGCGGAgctgccgctgcccgccgggctCAGCGCCAGCACCTTCCCCGCCAAGCTCTGGCGCCTGGCCAACAGCCCCCACGTCCGCTCCGTGCGCTGGGACAGCCGGGCCACGGGGCTGCTCATCGACCGCTCCCTCTTCGAgcgagagctgctcagctcggGCGACGCCCACGGGGCGGGCACTGACGGGGCGGGGCCGGTACCGGAGTCCTTCCAAGCCACGCACTTTGGCAGCTTCGTGCGGCAGCTCAACCTCTACGGCTTCCAAAAGGTGCCGGGCTGGGTTGGCTTAGATGAGCCGGCCGATACCGGGGGCTGGCTCCACTTCAGGAACCCCAACTTTCGGCGCGACCGCCCCGACCTCCTGCTCCGCATCAAGCGCCTGACCAGGGCCAACAGGCAGCGGCTGGCGGCGGGGCTGGAGGTGCGCAGCCGCCAGCCCAGCcgcttccagcagctccacacgGAGCGAACAGCGCTCTCCTTCCCCATCGGGCAGCTCCCCAGAGCCG TGCTCTCATACCAGGACCTCAGTGCTGCCTCACCTGAGGATCTAGAACTGCCTCCAGGCCCTCCCAGGCTAAGTGCAGGTGCTCAGGACTCTGAGGTTTTCCTAGCTTCTCCCAAGAAACTGTTTGCCTCATCTGCACTTCTTGGGGTTTCATCGGAAGAACCAGGCACAGGCAAATTTAATCTCCACCGTGAGCTCATCATTCCGCTGGTTCCCATGGAGCTTAAATGCCAACCTGAGCTCATCGTTCCTCTGGTTCCTGTAGACCATCGCAGCATTTCCATGGCCTctccagagaggagcagctgcacatcttcagagcagcagttgccagcctgcagcccatCAG CCACCCCAGACACTTCAGCCCCCAGCactccagctggcagtgctgcttttgcagcatggacagcccccagctggctgtGGAATACTCCTGGGGAAGAGGAATTGCCACCGCCGGATCTGGACATGGTGCTTGAGACGCTGGAGGAGATGtttgctccctctgctcag GGGAATATTCATGTTGCCCCTGAGTCTTCAGGAGGAGagcctgtggacagagctgcagcagagggagctTTGCCAGGCACCAAGAGCTGTGGGAACTATTTCCAGGAACCCTAA